The genomic region CCCGCCCATAGCGGGGATCGGCCGCACCACCGCCGAACTTGCCCTGGACGCCCTGCGCACCTCCAGCGAAGGGACCATTCATTATCCCTATCCGAAACCGGGCCAGACCCAGCCGCTCGACAAGGTCTCCTTCGTCGCCCGCTTCGCGCCCTGGGACGCCTTCTTCATCGCCGGCGCCTATACCGACGACCTCGACGCCCTGTTCGCCACGGCCCTGCGGAAAATCGGATTGGTCAGCGGCGCGATCCTGCTGGTCGCCCTGCTGGCGGCATGGCTGGTGAATCGCGACATCACCCGCTCGCTCGGCAGCCTCAAGGCCATCATGCAGCGCCTGGCGAAGGGCGAGTTGTCCGTCACCGTGCCGGGCACGGACAGGCACGACGAGGTCGGCGAGATGGCCGCGGCCGTGCAGGTGTTCAAGGACAATGCGCTGGAGATGAAACGCATCGAGGCCGAGGCCGCCGCGCGCAAGGCCGAGATGGAGGCGGCCCGGAAGATCGAGCGCGGCCGGCTTGCCGACGGTTTCCAGGCCAATGTCGGCGGCATCGTCGATGCGGTCGCTTCCGCTGCCACCCAGATGCAGCTGGCGGCCAGGACGATGGCCGGCACCGCCGAGCAGACCACCCGGCAGGCGGGCGCCGTTGCCACCGCCTCGACGCAGGCTTCCGCCAACGTGCAGACGGTGGCCTCCGCCGCCGAGCAACTCTCCGCCTCGGTTTCCGAGATCGCGCGGCGGGTCACGGAATCCTCGCGGATCGCCCGCGGCGCGGTGGAAGAGGCGACGCGCACCGATGCCATCATGCGCGGGCTCGCCGAGGTCACGCAGAGCATCGGCGAGGTCGTGGGGCTGATCAGCAGCATCGCCGGGCAGACCAACCTGCTGGCGCTGAATGCCACCATCGAGGCGGCACGTGCGGGGGACGCGGGCCGGGGCTTCGCGGTGGTGGCGAGCGAAGTGAAGAACCTGGCCTCGCAGACCACCCGCGCCACCGAGAAGATCCGCGGCCAGATCGAAGGGGTGCAGAAGGCGACCGGACAGGCGGTCGAAGCCATTGCCGGAATCGGCCAGACCATCGACCGCATCAACGAAATCGCCGCCGGCATCGCCGAGGCGGTGGAGCAGCAGGGCTCGGCCACGCGCGAGATCGCGAGCAACGTGATGCAGGCGGCGCAAGGCACCCAGGGGGTCTCGCGTACCATCGACTCCGTCACGCAGGCCTCCGGTGAGGTCGGCGCGGCGGCGGGGCAGGTGCTGGAAGGCGCGACCGACCTGTCGCACCAGGCCGAGAAGCTGCGTGGCGAGGTTGGCCGCTTCCTGGTCGAGGTGCGCGCGGCGTAATGCCGGTCAGCCCTTGCGGCTGCCGGCAAACCCGGATGCATCGCAACGTGCCGCGCGGCGACCGCCTTGCGTTGGTGGAGAAACAATGCCGGATGTGCTGCGCTGATCCGCCCTGCACCAGAAATCGTGGGGGCTTGAGTTAAATTGAATAGATTATTACAGTAAGTGGACCGATTATAATAAAATAAGCACCGATGGGGGATAAATTGTCACAGGACGAATTCAGCCTGCTTCGGGACGGCCTTGAGAACCATCGCTGGCTGCTGGTGTCGTATGGCGGGCATCCCGTGCTGGACGGCACCAGGATCACCGCGGCGTTCAGGGACGGGCGGGTGAGCGGGACGGCCGGGTGCAATTCCTATTCGGCGTCCTATGAACGCTCGGCCAGGGAACTGGACATCGGCCCGGCCATCAGCACAAGGATCTATTGCACCGGCCCGGAGGGGGTCATGACCCAGGAGAGGGATTACCTCGGCCTGCTGGAAAGCGCCGCCCGCTACCGGGTCGGAGGAGACCGGCTCACCATCGCCGATGCGACCGGATATTCGATCCTGGAATACCGCCAGAGCATTGATCTTTGAACGGGCGGCAGAACGCCTGTTTGTTACAGAGATAGACAGCGTAAGATAGCCTTATTTTTTCAGGCTGGGTGCGTGGGGGTACTACGTTGCGCAAAGTACTGAGCGGGGGTGCGTCCTAGCGCCTTCTTGAACATTGTAATAAATGCGTTCACTGATTCGTACCCGAGTCCGGCTGCAACATTCTGCACCGTCTCGCCACTCGCCAGCTCACGAAGGGCGACAACGAGGTGCAGTTGCTGTCGCCAGCGTCCGAACGTCAGCCCTGTCTCGCGGATCAACAGCCGCGCCAATGATCTGTCACTCATCGCGACCCGCTTCGCCCAATCGCTCAAGGTGCTTCGGTTCGAGGGCTCCGCTGTCAGAGCATCGGCGATCGCCCGGATCTTTGGATGACCGGAAATCGGCAGATTGAACCGCTCACGTGGCATTTCCGCGAGTTCGTCCAGTAGCACGCGCGCAATCCGGGCGGCATGGCTGCCGGCAATGTAATCCGCACGCTCGCGGGCAAGGCGCTCGACCATTTCCCGGATCATTGATGAAATCGAAAGTGTGCAACTGTTCTCAGGCAGTTTTGCTGCTTCCGGCTCCACGAACAGATAGTTGAGCCGCGCATTTGCAGTTGCGCGGGCGCTGTGCGGCACACCGCCCGGAATCCATACCCCGCAATTGGGGGGTACGATCCAGATTTCATTGCCCGCAGTGCAGGTGACGGCTCCGTGCAGGGCCAGGATCAACTGCCCCTTGCGATGCACATGCAAAGGCACTTCAGCCTCATGCTCGGAGAAATCGAGCTTATGGGCGACCGCAGGCAGAAAGGTGAGGTCGGGATCAAAAACGCTAACGGCAGATCGCAACACCGGCATGAGAATGGCCGTTTTTAGGGATTTTATGGCATAATATCGAATTTATTTGCTTTTGCAAGTCAGTCACAACTGGCGGCATGAACGCGATGCTGCCCGTAAGTACCCGCTTGACCAGGACCTGTGCAGCAGTGCTGCAGGCGGGACCGAACTTCCTTCGCACGCCCGCCATGAAGGTGGATGCGGACGCGATCCTCTTTTCGGCGAAGAGTTTCGCCGCCGCGATGCTGGCCTATTATCTTTCGCTACGAATAGGGCTGCCCAAGCCGTTCTGGGCCATCGTTACAGTCTACATCGTCTCTCAGACATCCGCCGGAGCATCATTCAGTCGTGGCGTGTATCGCTTTGCCGGCACGTTCATTGGCGCGATAGCGACGGTAGCGATCGTTCCGAATTTCGTGAACGATCCAATCGTGTGCAGCGTTATCCTCGCTGGCTGGATTGGTCTGTGCCTGTTTTTCTCGCTGCTTGATCGCACGCCGCGAGCCTATGCCTTCGTTCTTGCTGGCTATACGGCGAGCCTGATCGGTTTTCCGGGCGTGCTTGATCCCAGTGCGATTTTCGACACTGCCTCTCTGCGCGTTCAGGAAATTTCCATCGGGATTCTCTGCGCGGTTCTGATCCATCGCTACGTCCTGCCGAAGCCGATGACGGGCCACTTTACCGGCAGGCTGTCGGCGACGCTGCAGGACGCTCGCCGGCTTGCGGGCGACGCGCTGACGGGAACGCCGGAAGAAAACCGTAAAGATCGTCACCAGCTTGCTGTTGACCTCCTGACGCTGCAGGGGCTTGCGACGCATCTGCCATATGATCCCGCATCTGTGACGCCACGGCGCGGGACATTGCAACTGATCCACGATCGTCTCGCCAGGCTGCTTCCCCTCACGGCTGAAATCGAAGACCGGGTACATTTTCTCGGCATGGGTGACGGCGATACGGCTGATGACCTGACCACATTGGTTGGTGATGTCCGGGCCTGGATCGCAACCACTGAGGCGGATGATGGGGAGACGGCGGCAACTCGGCTGATTGGGCGCGCACGATCGGTCCAGAAACATTTGGGCACAGATGCGGCAACCCTGGGCGACAGTGTTGGCGCCAATCTGGCCGGCCATCTGGCCGAAATGATTGGCCTGCTTCATGACTGCGACAGGCTCAGGCAGAGCATGAACGCCAGTTGGCGCCCACGAAAAACGGCGTCGCTTCACGGGCCGAAACGTGCAAGGGGGTACGTCTATCACCGTGATCCATGGATGGCGGCCCGCGCAGCGCTGGGCTGCATCGTCGGTATCCTCAGCGGCTGCGCCTTCTGGATATGGTCGGCCTGGCCGGAGGGCGGAACGGCAGTCTCCATTCTCGGCGTATGCTGCACCTTGTTCGGCAGCTTCGACGCGCCTGTGCCATTTGTCGTCAAATATATCGTCGGTTCTATCTACGGGGTGCTGATCAGCCTCGTCTACAGCTTCGCCATCCTTCCCCAGGTAACGAACTTCGCAGTTCTTGTCGCGGTCCTTGCCCCGGCATTCCTGTTGGCTGGCTCTCTGCAGGCGCGGCTGCCGACGACGTTCATGGCGATGGGCATCACTCTCACCATTCCGATCCTCTCGGGACTGGGTACCAATTACACTGGTGACTTCGCCGCCTGCCTCAACACCGTGATCGCGCTCTTTGCGGCGGTCGGTTTCGGGGCGGTCAGCATGTCTCTGTTCCAGACCGTGCCGGTGCACGTCGCGATCAATCGGCTGCTTCACCTCAGTCGACGGGATGTTGGTCGCCGCGCTCTGGGCGGCGCACCAAACGAAGCGCGCTGGACAAGCCTGATGATCGACCGAACGGCGCTGCTGTTGCCGAGGCTGCGGGCGTCCGGGAAAACATGTGCAAACGTCCTTGACGATACCCTGCGCCATCTTCGCATCGGGTATGTCGCCGGTCAGCTTCGCAAGACGATCCCGCAGACAAAGGGCGAGGCCGGCGCTGCAACAGGCGACCTTCTTTCCGCGATCACCGTGTACTTCAGCGTCAGGAGTCCGACAACGCCTGCCGATTTTATCGACCTCGATCAGCGCATTGAGACATTGATGGCGATGATGATGGACAGCTCATACAAAAGCCGGTCGCGGGTATTCGATCTGCTCATCGACCTCCGTTTCGCACTCGGCTCCGGTGGAACGGTAAAGGGAGGCGCATCCGGCTCATGATCGTTGATTTTAATTTCGGAGGCGTCTTCATCCCCGGTCTGGTGGTCCTCGCGTTCATCGCGCTGATCGCCACCATCGCAACGATGCGCTGCTTCGCCGCTACCGGCATCTCCCGCCTGTTCGCTTATCGGCCACTCGTCGAAATCGCCACCTTTCTCATCATCTGCGGTCTGCTCATGCAGTACCTGCCACTGATCGGACGATTGTCGTGAAACCTTTTCTGTCCCTGCTCGGCCGATATGCCCTGACCCTTTGCGTCGTATTTTTATCCACCTTTGTCGCCGTGCAGGCGTGGGGCCGTTACGAGCGAGCGCCCTGGACCCGCGATGGCAGGGTCGGCGTGGATGTCGTGCAGATCGCGCCGGAAGTCTCCGGTACGATCCGCTCCGTGCCTGTGGCCGATAATCAGTATGTTAAACGGGGTGACATTCTCTACGAGATCGACCCCGAGCGGCTTCGGCTGGCAGTGGCACTGGCGGAGGCTGACGTCGAAGCGAGACGTCAGGATATGATCGTTCGTCAGGCGACCGCACGGCGGCAGCGCCAACTCAAGGATGTTGTTTCACAGGAAGCCGTCCAGCAATCCGGCGGGGCGGCAGCGGTGGCCAGCGCTGCCTATCAGGCCGCAGTGGCAACACTTGAGCTGGCGAAACTCGATCTTGCCCGCTCGACGATCCGTTCACCGATCGATGGATATGTCACCAATTTGAGGCTTCGGCCCGGCGACTATGCAACGGCGGGCACGACCAGGGTCGCTATCCTCGATGCGTCCAGATTCTGGATCACCGGTTATTTTGAGGAGACTAAAATTCAGAAAATCCGCGTTGGAAACCCAGCGCAGATCATGCTGATGGGCTTTGATCAGCCAGCGACTGGCCATGTCGAAAGTATCGGTCGCGGTATCGAGAACAGCAACGACGCGCCGGGTCATCTCGGCCTGCCCAATGTAGCGGCGACATTTTCCTGGGTGCGCCTTGCCCAGCGCATACCGGTCCGCATCCATATCGATCGAGTGCCTTCAGGCGTTGAACTGGCTGCGGGTATGACAGCGACCGTCGAGATCACCCCCGCCGACGTTCAAGCGAACACGAGTAGGCGGCCATGAAAGGCGCGCTCCCTTTGTCGCAATGGTTGCGCTCAGCCGCGTTCCGGCGCCACGTCCTCCAGCCGCGCGGCGATGCCGCGCAGCATGGCAGGCACGTCCGCGCCCGGGCAGGGGGCGCTGAAGACATGGCCCTGCGCCTCGTCGCAGCCGATCCGGCGGACGTGGCGCAACTGCTCGGCGGTGTCGACACCCTCGGCGGTGGTGCCGAAATCGAGGCTGCGGGCCAGGGTGACGATGGCCTGCATGATCGATTCGGCGACGTTGGAGGTGCCGAGGCTGCCGACGAAGCTGCGGTCGATCTTGACCCGGTCGAGCGGAAGGGTGTGCAGCGTGCCGAGCGAGAAGGTGCCGGTGCCGAAATCATCCAGCGCCACCCGCACCCCCAGGCCGCGGATCCGCCCGAGCGCCGCCGCGACGCCCGCGTCACCGCCGCCGATGACGGCCTCGGTGACCTCCAGCTCCAGCCGCGCCGGCGCCAGCCCGGTCTCCCTGAGCGCGGCGGCGATGCTGCCGGCGAGGGCGTCGCCGCGGAACCGGGCGAGCGCGCAGTGCACGGCGACGCCGAGGCCGTCGGGCCAGAGCATCGCATCGGCACAGGCCCGGCGCAGCACCCACTCGCTCACCGTGCCGCTCAGGCCGGCATCCTCGAGTGCCGCGATGAAGCCCTCGGGGGCGAGCAGGCCCCGCACGGGATGGCGCCAGCGCAGCAGCGCCTCCAGCCGCACCACCCGGGTCGTTTCCACCGCGACGATCGGCTGGTAGTGCAGTTCGAACTCGCCACGGTCGAGGGCACCGCGCAGCTCCGCCTCCAGGCTGCGCCGCGCCTGCAGGCGCTGCTCCATCTCCGGCTCGAAGCGGCAGAAGCGGCCGCGCCCGCTTTCCTTGGCGCGATACAGCGCGAGATCGGCCTGGCGCATCAGCCGGTCCGGCAGGCTGCCATCCGCGGGGGCGAAGGCGGCGCCGATGCTGACGCCGATCACCGCCTGCCGGCCGTCGATCGGATAGGGGGCGCCGACCGTGCCGATCAGCCGCGTCGCGATCAGCTCCACGTCGGCATGGCATTGCGCGCGCGGCAGCAGGATGGCGAATTCGTCGCCGCCGAGCCGGGCCACGGTGTCGATCTCGCGCAGGCAGGCCTGGATGCGCTCGGCGACCATGCAGAGCAGCCGGTCGCCGGTGGCGTGGCCGCGCGTGTCGTTGACCGCCTTGAACCCGTCGAGGTCGAGGCACAGCAGCACGAACGGCTCGCCGCGGCCCAGCCGCGCCACCGCGGCTTCCATCCGCTCGCGGAACATGGCGCGGTTGGGCAGGCCGGTGAGGCTGTCGTGGCGGGCCATGTGGGTGATGCGCGCCTCGTCGCGGCGGCGCTCGGTGACGTCCTCGCAGGTGACCACCCAGCCGCCATCGGCCAGCGCCTGGCGCGACACCGCGACGGCGCGGCCGGCGCGCGTGGTCAGCAGCCCCTCCGCCCAGCCCGGCCCGGAGGCTCCGGCCCCGACCCAGTCCTCGGCCTGCACCTCGCAGCGCGCCGCCACCTCGGCTTCCGTCATGCCGGGCGAGAGGCTGTCCGGGGGCAGGGCGAAGGCGTCGTGGAAGCGGCGGTTGACCAGTTGCAGCCGCCCTTCCGCGTCGTACAGCGCCAGCCCCTGCTTCATGTTGCCGAGCGTCACCGCGAGCCGCCCCGCCAGCGCGTCCTTGGCGCGCGCAACCGAGGCCAACGCGAGCAGGTCGCCGAAATGCCGCTGGATCAGCGAGGCCAGGGCGATGATGTAGAGCAGCACCAGCCCGGCGATGCTCCAGCAGCCGACCTCGGCCGCGCCAAGGGCGAGCGGCAGCAGCCAGGCGACCACCTGCAGCAGGGCGAAGCGCGGGGTGGCGGCGTTGCGCGAGCCGGCGCCGCTGGCGGTGGCGAGCGCCACCACCGTCACCAGCAGCCGCAGCGGCTCGTCGCCCTCCTGGGTGATGCCGAGATAGCTGAAGCCGCCGCCGAGCCCCGCCCAGAGCCCGCCGACCAGGCAATAATCACGGGTGGCGGCGAGGATGCCACGCGGCAGCCCGGCCTCGTGGCTGGCCCGCAGGCGCCGCAGCACCACCAGCCGCGCCGTCACGGCGGCGAGGTTGGCGACCAGGAACAGCCAGGGCCAGGCGGCGTCGATCCGGGCCACGGCGATGCCGCAGAGCAGCAGCAGGGCGAAATGCGCCAGCACCAGCGAGGCGGTGCGCTGCAGCAGCGGCAGGGCGAGCTGCACCTGCACGGCATCGGGCGGTGGCGGCCGCGGCCCGTGGAACCAGAATGCCAGTGGGAACGAAGGGACGGCTGGCATTGCGGTTCGTCGGGCCCTGGGCAATCCACTCGGGGAAATTTGTTGGGCGATTAATCCGTCTTCTGGAGTCGTCGCAAGGAAAGATCGCCTGTTTGTTGAAGATCGTCATGCAAATTCGCGTGAAAGCCAGATTTTTAACGGGCGATATGGGAATATTATCGATTTATTATTTATTCCTGGGCGCGGCCATAAGGCCTCGACAGGTGGATCCATGTCTCCAGAAGTGTGTATTCGTGGATCCGCCGCAGCATCGCCGGCACTTCCTCGTTCGGGCGCGGCGCGGCGAAGAGATGGCCCTGGATCTCGTCACAGCCGAGCCGGCGCAGGTGGTGCAACTGCTCCGGCGTCTCCACGCCCTCGGCGATGCTGACCAGGCCCAGGCTGCGGGCCAGGGTGACGATGGCCCGCACGATCGAGGCCGAGGCGTGCGAGCTGTCGAGGCCGACGACGAAGGACCGGTCGATCTTGAGCTTGTCGAGCGGGAAGTGGCGCAGGTAGCTCAGCGAGGAATAGCCGGTGCCGAAATCATCCAGCGCCACCCGGATCCCGGAGGCGCGCAGCCGGTGCAGGGTGGCGAGGATGGCGGCGTCGTCGGTGAGGATCGCCGCCTCGGTGATCTCGAGGTCCAGCCGCGCCGCCGGCAGCCGCGATTCCGCCAGCGCCGCCTCGACCTCCGCCACCAGCGTCCCGCTGCGGAACTGCGCGGGCGAGACATTGACGGCGACCCGCACCGAAGCAGGCCAGCCCGCGGCATCGGCGCAGGCGGTGCGCAATGCCCAGGCGCCGACCGGGGCGATCAGCCCGGTTTCCTCGAGCACACTGATGAAGCTGCCGGGCGGCACCAGGTCACGCCCGGGGCGGCGCCAGCGCAGCAGCGCCTCGAAGCAGACCTCCGGCGGGGTCGTGAGGCTGACGATCGGCTGGTAGTGCAGTTCGAACTCGCCGCGGCCGAGGGCGCCGCGCAGGTCGGCCTCCAGGCTCTGCCGCACCCGCAGGCGCCGCTCCATCTCCGGCTCGAAGCGACGGTAGCAGCCGCGCCCGCTCTCCTTGGCCCGGTACAGCGCCATGTCGGCCTGCCGCATCAGACTGTCCGGGCTGGCGGCGCCGGCGGGGGCGAAGGCGGCGCCGATGCTGGCGCCGACCACAAGCTGCCGCCCGTCGATGCCGCAGGGCAGCCCGATCACGCGGATCAGCAGGTGCGCGATCAGCTCCGTCGCCGCGGGGCATTTCACGCCGGGCATCAGGATCGCGAACTCGTCGCCGCCGAGCCGGGCCACGGTGTCGGCCTCGCGCAGGCAGGCGCTGATGCGCCCGGCGACCAGGCAGAGCAGCCGGTCGCCGGTGGCGTGGCCGAGCGTGTCGTTGACCGCCTTGAACCCGTCGAGGTCGAGATACAGCAGCACGAAGGGCTCGCCCCCACCAAGCCGCGCCACCGCCTGTTCCATGCGCTCGGCGAACAGGGCGCGGTTGGGCAGGCCGGTGAGGCTGTCGTGGCGCGCCATGTGGGCGATGCGGGCCTCGTCGCGGCAGCGTCCGGTGACGTCCTCGCAGGTCACCACCCAGCCGCCATCCTCCAGCGCCTCGCACGCCAGGGCGACGACGCGGCCGTCATGCGTGGCCAGCCGGCCCTCGGGCCGGCCGGGCCCGGATCCTGGTCCGGGGGCGGCCGGCGCGTCCTGCCCGGGCACGCCGCAGCGCGCGGTTACCTCGGCTTCGGTCATGCCGGGGACGAGGTCGTCCGGGGCCAGGCCGAAGGCCTCGTGGAAGCGGCGGTTGACCAGTTGCAGCCGCCCTGCGGCGTCGTACAGCGCCAGTCCCTGCTTCATGTTGCCGAGCGCCACCGCCAGCCGCCCCGCCAGCGCGTCCTTGGCGCGCTCGGCGGCGATCAGGGCGAGCATGTGCCGGAAATGCCTCCGGACGATGAGATCGAGCACGGCGGCGTAGAGCAGCGCAAGCAGGGTGATGCCCCAGTAGTCCGGGCCGGAGATGGCGGTGCCCGCGACCACCGGCAGCAGCCATCCAACGATCTGCAGCAACGCGTAGCGCGGCGTGCCGGCGGCGCGCGAGGCAGTGCCGCCGGCGATGCCGAAGGCCTGCGCGATCGCAAGCAGCCGCATCACCTCGTCCTCGGAGCCCAGCAGGCACAGGCTGCCGAACAGGCCGTTGAGGCCGACCCACACCAGGCCGACGGCGAAATAAGGGCGGCTGGCCGCCAGCATGTCGCGCGGGCGGCCACCCGCGGGGCTCGCCCGCAACCGCTGCAGCCGCCGCAGCGTCAGCAGCCGGGCGAGGATCAGGATGAGATTGCCGGCAAGGAACCATGCCGGCCAGGCCGCCTCGATCCGGGCCACCCCGATGCAGCCGAGCAGGACGGAGGCGAGATGGGCGAGGATCAGCGAGGCGACATGGTCCAGCAGCGGTGCCAGCAGTTGCACCCGCTGCTCTTCGGACAATGGTCCGTCCGGCCCGGTCCCGCGGAATGTCGCCGGGAACGGAGAAAAGGCCGGCCAGCCGCGGCCCTGCCCGGCCGGCGCATCCCGGGTCGTTCTGCTTTGCATCTGCAACAAATAAGGCCTGGCACGGGAAATTGCCAGGAGGCCGCGGCGGCCTGCGATGGCGGATTGCGCTGCGCTGGTCAGCCCTGCACATGCCCTTGCGACTGAAGACATGAGGACCCGCCATGCAGGACCAGCCCCCATCGCGTGACCGCGATCCCGCCACGACCGGCGAGGAGGACACGGCGGCCGGGCGCCCGGCGCGCGGGCAGCCCGGACGGCACCGGCCGATCGACCTGGTCGGGGTGCTGACGATCGGCTTCCTGCTGTTGCTGCTGGCCGGCGGCTGGCTGCTGTACCCGCAATTCGCCGCCTATATGCGGGTGCAGGATTGCCTTGCCTCGTTCCGCACCCCCTCGGCCTGCCGCTGAAAGAGCCACAGGCCGGGGCCATCCACCCGTTCCATGACCGCGTGCCCGGACGGAATGACACGTGACTAACCCATAATATGGGTTAATATCTCACATATTGACACGGCTTCGGGCCCGGCTAGGGTTCGCACGGAGGCATGACCGATGGACGACAAAACCATCCCCGGCGCGCAGACATTGTTCCGTGGCCTCGCGGTGATCGAGGCGGTCGCCGCCGGGGCGCGCACCCTGGCTTCCATCGGCGGCGCGATCGGCTGCACCCGCAGCACCACCCAGCGCCTGGCCAGCGCGCTGCTGCAGGCCGGCTACCTGCGCAACGACCCGGGCCGGGGCTACGTGCTCGGCCCCAAGCTGATCCAGTTCGGCTTCCAGGCGCGCGAACAGATGCCGCTCGCCGCCATCGCCCGGCCGCATCTGGAAGCCCTGGCCGCGCGGACGGAGGACACGGTGCATCTGGGCATCCCCGAAGGCAGCGAGGTGCTCTATCTCGACAAGCTGCCGGGACAGCGCGGCCTGGAGATGCGCAGCCGCGTCGGCCATCGCATGCCGATCGCGCTGACCGGCGTCGGCAAGGCGCTGATGCTCGACATGGACGCGGCCGAATGGCGCCGGCTGTACGATGTCGGGCTGCACCATCCGGGCAGCCGCGGCACGCCGCTGCCCTGGCCGGAATACCGTGCGCGCATGGAAGGCTACCGCGCCGCCGGCGCCACCATCGATCTCGCCGAGAACGAGATCGGCATCCATTGCGTCGCCGCCCCGGTGCGCGATGCCGGGGGCGGCATCGTCGCCGCCATCAGCGTGGCCAGTGCCGCGCCCTACATGTCCGAGGCCCGCATGCAAAGCCTGGTTCCCGATGTCATCGCCGCCGCCCGCGCGGTGTCCCGCGAGCTTGGCTGGAAAGTGGGCACCACCGGACAGGACGCGGCGTGATGACGAACCTCGTCGCCCCGTCCCTGGTCGCGCTCGACTGGGGCACGTCGTCGCTGCGCGCCTACCTGCTCGGGCCGGATGGCGCGGTGCTCGACCGCCGGGCCGGGCCATGGGGAATCATGCAGGTCCAGGCAGGCGATTTCGCCGGCGCCTTCGCCACGGTCACGGCGGCGTGGCAGGCGCGCTGGCCGGAGCTGCCGGCGCTGGCGAGCGGCATGATCGGCAGCGCCCAGGGCTGGGTGGAGGCGCCCTACCTGGAATGCCCCGCCGG from Rhodovastum atsumiense harbors:
- a CDS encoding putative bifunctional diguanylate cyclase/phosphodiesterase, whose amino-acid sequence is MPAVPSFPLAFWFHGPRPPPPDAVQVQLALPLLQRTASLVLAHFALLLLCGIAVARIDAAWPWLFLVANLAAVTARLVVLRRLRASHEAGLPRGILAATRDYCLVGGLWAGLGGGFSYLGITQEGDEPLRLLVTVVALATASGAGSRNAATPRFALLQVVAWLLPLALGAAEVGCWSIAGLVLLYIIALASLIQRHFGDLLALASVARAKDALAGRLAVTLGNMKQGLALYDAEGRLQLVNRRFHDAFALPPDSLSPGMTEAEVAARCEVQAEDWVGAGASGPGWAEGLLTTRAGRAVAVSRQALADGGWVVTCEDVTERRRDEARITHMARHDSLTGLPNRAMFRERMEAAVARLGRGEPFVLLCLDLDGFKAVNDTRGHATGDRLLCMVAERIQACLREIDTVARLGGDEFAILLPRAQCHADVELIATRLIGTVGAPYPIDGRQAVIGVSIGAAFAPADGSLPDRLMRQADLALYRAKESGRGRFCRFEPEMEQRLQARRSLEAELRGALDRGEFELHYQPIVAVETTRVVRLEALLRWRHPVRGLLAPEGFIAALEDAGLSGTVSEWVLRRACADAMLWPDGLGVAVHCALARFRGDALAGSIAAALRETGLAPARLELEVTEAVIGGGDAGVAAALGRIRGLGVRVALDDFGTGTFSLGTLHTLPLDRVKIDRSFVGSLGTSNVAESIMQAIVTLARSLDFGTTAEGVDTAEQLRHVRRIGCDEAQGHVFSAPCPGADVPAMLRGIAARLEDVAPERG
- a CDS encoding META domain-containing protein encodes the protein MSQDEFSLLRDGLENHRWLLVSYGGHPVLDGTRITAAFRDGRVSGTAGCNSYSASYERSARELDIGPAISTRIYCTGPEGVMTQERDYLGLLESAARYRVGGDRLTIADATGYSILEYRQSIDL
- a CDS encoding AraC family transcriptional regulator — protein: MPVLRSAVSVFDPDLTFLPAVAHKLDFSEHEAEVPLHVHRKGQLILALHGAVTCTAGNEIWIVPPNCGVWIPGGVPHSARATANARLNYLFVEPEAAKLPENSCTLSISSMIREMVERLARERADYIAGSHAARIARVLLDELAEMPRERFNLPISGHPKIRAIADALTAEPSNRSTLSDWAKRVAMSDRSLARLLIRETGLTFGRWRQQLHLVVALRELASGETVQNVAAGLGYESVNAFITMFKKALGRTPAQYFAQRSTPTHPA
- a CDS encoding efflux RND transporter periplasmic adaptor subunit — encoded protein: MKPFLSLLGRYALTLCVVFLSTFVAVQAWGRYERAPWTRDGRVGVDVVQIAPEVSGTIRSVPVADNQYVKRGDILYEIDPERLRLAVALAEADVEARRQDMIVRQATARRQRQLKDVVSQEAVQQSGGAAAVASAAYQAAVATLELAKLDLARSTIRSPIDGYVTNLRLRPGDYATAGTTRVAILDASRFWITGYFEETKIQKIRVGNPAQIMLMGFDQPATGHVESIGRGIENSNDAPGHLGLPNVAATFSWVRLAQRIPVRIHIDRVPSGVELAAGMTATVEITPADVQANTSRRP
- a CDS encoding FUSC family protein — encoded protein: MNAMLPVSTRLTRTCAAVLQAGPNFLRTPAMKVDADAILFSAKSFAAAMLAYYLSLRIGLPKPFWAIVTVYIVSQTSAGASFSRGVYRFAGTFIGAIATVAIVPNFVNDPIVCSVILAGWIGLCLFFSLLDRTPRAYAFVLAGYTASLIGFPGVLDPSAIFDTASLRVQEISIGILCAVLIHRYVLPKPMTGHFTGRLSATLQDARRLAGDALTGTPEENRKDRHQLAVDLLTLQGLATHLPYDPASVTPRRGTLQLIHDRLARLLPLTAEIEDRVHFLGMGDGDTADDLTTLVGDVRAWIATTEADDGETAATRLIGRARSVQKHLGTDAATLGDSVGANLAGHLAEMIGLLHDCDRLRQSMNASWRPRKTASLHGPKRARGYVYHRDPWMAARAALGCIVGILSGCAFWIWSAWPEGGTAVSILGVCCTLFGSFDAPVPFVVKYIVGSIYGVLISLVYSFAILPQVTNFAVLVAVLAPAFLLAGSLQARLPTTFMAMGITLTIPILSGLGTNYTGDFAACLNTVIALFAAVGFGAVSMSLFQTVPVHVAINRLLHLSRRDVGRRALGGAPNEARWTSLMIDRTALLLPRLRASGKTCANVLDDTLRHLRIGYVAGQLRKTIPQTKGEAGAATGDLLSAITVYFSVRSPTTPADFIDLDQRIETLMAMMMDSSYKSRSRVFDLLIDLRFALGSGGTVKGGASGS
- a CDS encoding methyl-accepting chemotaxis protein; the encoded protein is MTLHRLKIPAKLALLLGLSVLAMIAIVALSSSMLRQQMIDDRTDKLRAVVHSAVTLARALEDRVVAGHLTRPQAIDQMRQVIHAMRFDGGDGYLSLLSSGNLVIIHGALPGREGMTPPPIAGIGRTTAELALDALRTSSEGTIHYPYPKPGQTQPLDKVSFVARFAPWDAFFIAGAYTDDLDALFATALRKIGLVSGAILLVALLAAWLVNRDITRSLGSLKAIMQRLAKGELSVTVPGTDRHDEVGEMAAAVQVFKDNALEMKRIEAEAAARKAEMEAARKIERGRLADGFQANVGGIVDAVASAATQMQLAARTMAGTAEQTTRQAGAVATASTQASANVQTVASAAEQLSASVSEIARRVTESSRIARGAVEEATRTDAIMRGLAEVTQSIGEVVGLISSIAGQTNLLALNATIEAARAGDAGRGFAVVASEVKNLASQTTRATEKIRGQIEGVQKATGQAVEAIAGIGQTIDRINEIAAGIAEAVEQQGSATREIASNVMQAAQGTQGVSRTIDSVTQASGEVGAAAGQVLEGATDLSHQAEKLRGEVGRFLVEVRAA
- a CDS encoding DUF1656 domain-containing protein, whose protein sequence is MIVDFNFGGVFIPGLVVLAFIALIATIATMRCFAATGISRLFAYRPLVEIATFLIICGLLMQYLPLIGRLS